One Dermacentor andersoni chromosome 6, qqDerAnde1_hic_scaffold, whole genome shotgun sequence genomic window carries:
- the LOC126521594 gene encoding toll-like receptor Tollo, with protein sequence MRRSAALLLALLWWLRAAAQPGVVAARYVAPEDCRWEPLDATGVALTCAVRTLSGGPEPSNFSLIQPGHTARLTVRCDDLLFQSDLTNGSFAHLSGLRSLSIERCKLEDVPALAFAGLAELQNLSLRTYNTEWGKLSLRLAPDSLAPLRQLVALDLSRNNMDYLPPSILCPLVQLAQLNLTRNRFADATRMGFAETRCSPLVQKLDAAYNRLRLLPEKAFASLRQLRELKLDHNQIARAEQGALFGLSRLHNLDLAHNALVALPPRFLQPAEMLSELYLRNNSLSALPPALFAGLHQLTMLDLAHNQLSSGWLGAPDTLADLTRLAVLDLSHNRLTRLDDAAFRSLHNLQTLQLQHNLIESIADLAFASLYNLHTLVLSHNRLKFVGTHMFTGLSSLGGLYVDHNRLESLAPDAFHNVTNLQEIILAGNRLSSVPRVVQTLQLLRSLDVADNMVADIQNASYQGLRQLYGLNLMGNHIGNLSQGAFHELPSLRILNLARNGIQSIEQGTFDDVPDLHALRLDSNFLDDVNGLFSNLHDLIMLNISANRVRWFDYALIPIGLQWLDIHDNQIEALGNYFELESILKLRTLDVSHNRLTDLDSSSLPNGIEIVFLKGNQLRRIQPFTFLGKQNLTRVDLTDNKLETLDMTMFRLSEVPSGRPLPQFMVAGNPYLCDCHMEWLQRLGHLDDSRQYPRVIDLADVACHLSFSRRKATLALVTAQSSEFLCRYRNHCFALCHCCDFDACDCEMVCPDNCTCYYDQSWNTNIVDCSARAHGAVPKQLPMDVTELYLDGNDIPTLSSHTYIGRKNMKVLYLNSSNVQTINNRTFSGLRTLRVLRLDHNRLATLHGYEFDGLGELRELYLSYNHLTSINNATFLPLKSLEVLHLDHNYILAMAVGNLQPRLNDVRLSDNPWSCDCRFVQELADFLQNRGADLVVRDLLSVHCVHNETAVLPLWELNATSCTNASAASTHARHVQDLLPLLVVVGVVFLLLVCVVAVALVYRRQMSVWFYTKYGVRVFQRAPAEEEKLFDAFVSYSKKDEAFVAQILAPELECGSPPYRLCLHYRDLPMAGGYLTDAISEAVESSRRTIVILSEHFLKSEWCRYEFKSAHHEVLHGCSHRLVVVFLGRVSFRELDPDIRLWLKSSTFLRWGEKRFWDKLRYAMPDTRHRKVAAASGSRSDVASVHI encoded by the coding sequence ATGAGGCGGTCGGCGGCCCTGCTGCTGGCCCTGCTCTGGTGGCTGCGAGCGGCCGCGCAGCCCGGCGTCGTCGCGGCGCGTTACGTGGCGCCCGAGGACTGCCGATGGGAGCCGCTGGACGCCACCGGGGTGGCGCTCACCTGCGCCGTGCGCACGCTCAGCGGAGGCCCCGAGCCGAGCAACTTCAGCCTCATCCAGCCGGGACACACAGCGCGGCTCACGGTGCGTTGCGACGACCTGCTCTTCCAGAGCGACCTCACCAACGGCTCGTTCGCCCACCTCAGCGGGCTGCGCTCGCTCAGCATCGAGCGCTGCAAGCTCGAGGATGTACCGGCACTCGCGTTTGCCGGCCTCGCCGAGCTTCAGAACCTCAGCCTGCGCACCTACAACACGGAGTGGGGAAAGTTGTCGCTGCGCCTGGCGCCCGACAGCCTGGCGCCCCTCCGGCAGCTCGTCGCGCTGGACCTGAGCCGCAACAACATGGACTACTTGCCGCCATCGATCCTGTGTCCCCTCGTTCAACTCGCGCAGCTGAACCTGACGCGCAACCGTTTCGCGGACGCCACCAGAATGGGGTTCGCCGAAACGCGTTGTTCTCCGCTTGTGCAGAAGCTGGACGCGGCCTACAACCGCCTGCGCCTGCTGCCCGAAAAGGCGTTCGCCTCGCTGCGGCAACTGCGAGAGCTCAAGCTGGACCACAACCAGATCGCGCGTGCCGAGCAAGGGGCGCTGTTCGGGCTCTCGCGCCTGCACAACCTTGACCTGGCGCACAACGCGTTGGTCGCGCTGCCGCCGCGCTTCCTGCAGCCGGCGGAGATGCTCTCGGAACTGTACCTGCGCAACAACTCGCTGAGCGCCCTGCCGCCGGCTCTGTTCGCGGGGCTGCACCAGTTGACCATGCTCGACCTGGCGCACAACCAACTCAGCTCGGGATGGCTCGGAGCCCCAGACACCCTGGCGGACTTGACGCGACTCGCTGTACTCGATCTGTCGCACAATCGGCTCACGAGGCTGGACGACGCTGCTTTTCGGTCTCTGCACAATCTTCAAACACTTCAGCTGCAGCACAACCTGATCGAGTCGATCGCGGACTTGGCGTTCGCGTCGCTTTACAACCTGCACACGCTAGTCCTAAGCCACAACCGTCTGAAATTTGTGGGAACGCACATGTTCACCGGCCTTTCGTCGCTCGGTGGCCTTTATGTGGACCACAACCGACTCGAGTCTCTGGCACCAGACGCCTTTCACAACGTGACCAACCTTCAGGAGATCATCCTCGCTGGAAACAGGCTGTCGTCTGTGCCACGGGTTGTGCAGACTCTGCAGCTGCTTCGCTCCCTCGACGTGGCCGACAACATGGTCGCGGACATTCAGAACGCGTCCTATCAAGGACTGCGCCAGCTGTACGGCCTCAATCTGATGGGAAACCACATAGGGAACTTGAGTCAAGGCGCCTTCCACGAGCTGCCGTCGCTGCGTATTCTCAATTTGGCTCGCAATGGAATTCAGTCCATCGAACAAGGCACATTCGATGACGTCCCTGACCTTCACGCTTTGCGTTTGGACTCCAATTTCTTGGACGACGTTAATGGCCTTTTTAGTAACCTGCACGACCTCATCATGCTGAACATCTCGGCCAACCGTGTGCGATGGTTCGACTACGCTCTTATTCCCATCGGACTGCAGTGGCTCGACATCCACGACAATCAGATAGAGGCGCTGGGGAACTACTTTGAGCTGGAGTCCATTTTGAAACTGAGGACGCTGGACGTGTCGCACAACAGGCTCACCGACCTCGACTCATCGTCTCTGCCGAATGGCATAGAAATTGTTTTCTTGAAGGGAAACCAGCTGCGTCGCATTCAGCCCTTCACTTTTCTCGGTAAACAGAACCTCACACGTGTCGACCTGACGGACAACAAGCTGGAGACATTGGACATGACGATGTTCAGGCTGAGCGAGGTTCCAAGCGGTCGGCCGCTGCCGCAGTTCATGGTGGCCGGGAACCCGTATCTCTGCGACTGCCACATGGAGTGGCTCCAGCGCCTGGGGCATCTAGACGATTCGAGGCAGTACCCGCGAGTGATAGACCTGGCGGACGTGGCGTGCCACCTGAGTTTCAGTCGGAGGAAAGCCACCCTGGCGCTCGTCACGGCGCAGTCGTCCGAGTTCCTGTGCCGGTACCGCAACCACTGCTTCGCGCTCTGCCACTGCTGCGACTTTGACGCTTGCGACTGTGAGATGGTATGCCCAGACAACTGCACCTGTTACTACGACCAGAGCTGGAACACCAACATCGTGGACTGCAGCGCCAGGGCGCACGGCGCTGTTCCCAAGCAGCTCCCGATGGACGTAACCGAGCTGTACCTGGACGGTAATGACATACCGACGTTGTCTAGCCATACCTACATCGGTCGAAAGAACATGAAGGTACTCTACCTGAACAGCAGCAACGTGCAGACCATCAACAATCGAACATTCAGTGGTCTGCGCACGCTCCGAGTGCTGCGGCTAGACCACAACCGACTGGCAACGCTGCACGGCTACGAATTCGATGGGCTCGGAGAGCTGAGGGAACTCTACCTTTCGTACAACCACCTGACGAGCATCAACAACGCCACATTCCTGCCGCTCAAATCTCTCGAGGTGCTGCACTTGGACCACAACTACATCCTCGCAATGGCCGTCGGGAACCTGCAGCCGCGCCTCAACGACGTGCGCCTCTCGGATAATCCGTGGTCGTGCGACTGCCGTTTCGTGCAGGAGCTGGCGGACTTCCTGCAGAACCGCGGCGCCGACCTGGTGGTGCGCGACCTCTTGAGCGTCCACTGCGTGCACAACGAGACGGCGGTGCTGCCCCTGTGGGAGCTGAACGCCACGTCGTGCACCAACGCGTCGGCAGCGAGCACGCACGCGCGCCACGTCCAAGACCTGCTCCCTCTGCTCGTCGTCGTTGGTGTGGTGTTTCTCCTGCTGGTGTGCGTGGTGGCTGTAGCCTTGGTGTATCGCCGCCAGATGAGCGTGTGGTTCTACACCAAGTACGGCGTGCGCGTGTTCCAGCGAGCGCCCGCCGAGGAAGAGAAGCTGTTCGACGCCttcgtctcgtacagcaagaagGACGAGGCGTTCGTGGCCCAGATCCTGGCGCCCGAGCTCGAGTGCGGCAGCCCGCCGTACCGACTGTGCCTTCACTACCGCGACCTGCCCATGGCCGGTGGCTACCTGACAGACGCCATCAGCGAGGCCGTCGAGAGCAGTCGGCGGACTATTGTGATCCTCTCGGAGCACTTCCTCAAGAGCGAGTGGTGCCGCTACGAGTTCAAGTCGGCCCATCACGAGGTGCTGCACGGCTGCAGCCACCGGCTGGTGGTCGTCTTCCTCGGCCGGGTCTCCTTCAGGGAGCTGGACCCGGACATTCGGCTGTGGCTCAAGTCCAGCACGTTCCTGCGCTGGGGCGAGAAGAGGTTCTGGGACAAGCTGCGATACGCCATGCCAGACACGCGGCATCGCAAGGTGGCCGCCGCCTCTGGCAGCCGTAGCGACGTCGCCAGCGTGCACATCTGA